The proteins below come from a single Prolixibacter sp. NT017 genomic window:
- a CDS encoding DUF6261 family protein has protein sequence MEQIIDFTLRYLRNKEHFQFMSDLSKMITATTPEALGVVNQFPAFTDVLSKEAIAIGVEDGSSLSKKMSLLDIRRDNTWSAINFRIKSTLTSPIDEEVESAALLERLMNQHGNVRELPYNEETAAVQSLVNDLQGETYAPHVAQIGLTSWVEALKTQNEEFATTFNLRNSEMAGRPNGNVKSVRQELDPLYDKIVDRINAAITLEIAADGVEKFVSELNEKIRYYQNTLAIRSGRSQKDEAEAEEA, from the coding sequence ATGGAACAAATTATTGATTTTACGTTGCGCTACCTGCGCAACAAGGAACACTTCCAGTTCATGTCCGATTTGAGTAAAATGATTACGGCGACCACTCCCGAAGCCCTTGGCGTGGTTAACCAGTTTCCCGCTTTTACTGACGTGCTAAGTAAAGAGGCTATCGCTATCGGGGTTGAAGACGGCAGCAGCCTGTCAAAAAAGATGAGCCTGCTGGATATTCGCCGCGATAATACCTGGAGCGCCATTAACTTCCGTATCAAGTCGACGTTGACGAGCCCCATCGATGAAGAGGTGGAAAGCGCGGCCTTACTGGAACGGCTGATGAACCAGCACGGAAATGTGCGCGAACTTCCCTACAACGAAGAAACCGCTGCTGTGCAAAGTCTCGTGAATGATTTGCAGGGTGAAACGTATGCACCCCATGTAGCCCAAATCGGACTGACCTCTTGGGTGGAAGCACTGAAGACTCAAAATGAGGAATTTGCCACGACTTTCAATCTGCGTAACAGCGAAATGGCCGGCCGCCCCAATGGTAATGTTAAATCAGTACGTCAGGAACTGGACCCGCTGTACGACAAAATCGTCGACCGCATTAACGCAGCTATTACGCTGGAGATAGCTGCCGATGGCGTGGAAAAGTTTGTGAGCGAGTTGAACGAAAAAATCAGGTACTACCAGAATACCCTGGCCATTCGCAGCGGCCGCAGTCAAAAGGATGAAGCCGAGGCAGAAGAAGCCTGA
- a CDS encoding PAS domain S-box protein — MSRRMWLGVYVVLYLVCLVPLNSVADNTQNRGLISIANAKIDIDSNYIPDRLGNVVTVAGRVTVGSGVLRTQDLFIALQDHSAGIFIYQPEYNGPKIHAGDSLRVTGRIYQYHGLTEIIHPIFTFCDTINRRVPKAVSLQSATYEQLEGSLVKISGRIINTGVNDAGHYLLIAPGEGSNNTLFVFKDWKHRDTSLFDKYKAGEVIEVTGLLSQFDSRSEPDDVYQILPRNKDDLQITQRGPHYYSQVALVIGCIALTILAFNLILQKKVRQRTRKLKASESRFAKLTETTTSAILIYQDGQFLYQNPVMASITTGGDLNRLLDQWIEELKEPGRTTNTPSEFRYTSIDGQTVWFTYTSVPIVWNDRDALIITATNITQRKQTEEELKRSEERFHSMAQAATVGIFRTRPDGYTTYVNPKWSELSGLPLNQATGYGWMEAVHPDDRDWLLRRWSDDSESSHESVAEYRFLRPDGQVVWVLGDAVPECDSHGKLLSFVGTITDITHQKNAQQEIRQREKQYRYLFQNNPQPMVIFDEETLRFLEVNEAIVRQYGYSREELLNMTIADIRPEADIENVIEAVKNQHQRYNKAGIWRHRKKNGEIIDVDITNHQVKYNNRNAKLALINDVTERLKAQQQVEESEKSLNKAQEIARMGDWEYDMVKNKTTWSENNFRLFDLVPGEIAPTFEYFMNRMHPEDRKLVELANQEMMETHQPTDFDFRITDKDGQTIWLSNNIVPYFKDGQLARLKGVNIDITERKQILERLKLLNTSIEQSPISIVITDPEGVIEFVNPNFTRKTGYLSNEAVGKTMRIIKSGAHTNQFYREMWETIKSGKVWNGEIQNRKKSGELFWDKVLISPVKDDLNQITHFVSIKEDITEKKRMFDELVEAKEKAEESNRLKSAFLANISHEIRTPMNSILGFSELLQSSDLSREEKEEFFDIIEQSGKRMLKTITKIVEISRLDTNQVELVASTVPVNLMLRKLEQRFKKRASERQLALSLEPGLSDEQALVQTDEEKLETVVRYLLNNAFKYTHSGSVRFGYRPNGKMLHFFVEDTGIGMNESACRKIFRPFVQTDGTYTRSYEGLGLGLVIAKGYVEKLGGTIELESEFKKGTTVTFTLPFRT, encoded by the coding sequence ATGAGTAGGAGGATGTGGCTGGGGGTATATGTTGTGCTTTACCTGGTATGTTTGGTACCATTGAATAGCGTTGCGGACAACACGCAAAACCGGGGCTTGATTTCCATCGCAAACGCCAAAATTGACATCGATAGTAATTACATACCCGACCGTTTGGGGAATGTGGTCACCGTAGCCGGACGGGTAACGGTTGGCTCCGGAGTGTTGCGTACCCAAGACCTGTTTATTGCCCTTCAGGACCATTCGGCAGGTATTTTTATCTACCAACCAGAATACAATGGCCCGAAGATTCATGCCGGCGACAGCCTCCGGGTAACCGGGCGTATTTACCAATATCACGGGCTCACGGAGATAATCCATCCAATATTTACCTTTTGCGATACCATTAACCGACGAGTACCCAAAGCCGTTTCTCTGCAAAGTGCTACTTATGAACAGCTGGAAGGAAGCCTGGTAAAAATTTCAGGACGAATCATTAATACAGGCGTGAACGACGCGGGACATTATTTGCTCATCGCCCCCGGTGAGGGAAGCAACAATACCCTATTTGTTTTCAAAGACTGGAAACATCGCGATACATCGTTGTTCGACAAGTACAAAGCTGGAGAGGTAATCGAGGTCACAGGCCTGCTTTCTCAGTTCGATAGCCGCTCTGAACCCGATGATGTGTACCAGATACTCCCCCGCAATAAAGACGATTTACAAATCACACAGCGTGGCCCCCATTATTACAGTCAGGTAGCATTGGTTATTGGGTGCATCGCATTGACCATACTAGCCTTTAACCTGATTCTGCAAAAGAAGGTGCGGCAACGGACCCGCAAACTGAAGGCCTCCGAAAGCCGGTTTGCGAAGCTGACTGAAACCACCACCTCAGCGATACTAATCTACCAGGATGGACAATTCCTCTATCAAAACCCCGTGATGGCGTCGATTACCACCGGAGGTGACCTGAACCGGCTCCTGGATCAATGGATTGAAGAACTGAAAGAACCCGGCAGGACAACCAACACTCCATCCGAATTTCGCTACACCTCCATCGATGGTCAAACGGTATGGTTTACTTACACATCAGTACCCATTGTCTGGAACGACCGGGATGCACTGATTATCACCGCAACCAATATTACCCAGCGAAAACAAACAGAAGAAGAACTTAAACGTAGTGAGGAGCGCTTCCATTCGATGGCGCAGGCGGCTACCGTTGGAATCTTCCGCACCCGTCCGGATGGCTATACCACCTATGTAAACCCTAAATGGAGCGAACTTTCCGGGCTGCCGTTAAATCAAGCTACCGGATACGGCTGGATGGAAGCCGTTCATCCTGATGATCGCGACTGGTTGTTGCGCCGCTGGTCGGACGATAGTGAATCCTCGCATGAGTCGGTTGCCGAATACCGTTTTCTGCGGCCTGACGGACAGGTGGTATGGGTTTTGGGCGATGCCGTTCCTGAATGTGATAGTCACGGGAAGCTTTTAAGTTTTGTCGGTACCATTACCGACATTACCCATCAGAAAAACGCTCAGCAGGAAATTCGCCAAAGGGAAAAACAGTACAGATATCTTTTTCAGAACAATCCCCAACCGATGGTCATTTTTGATGAAGAAACCCTCCGCTTCCTGGAAGTGAACGAAGCCATCGTCCGCCAGTATGGTTACTCCCGGGAAGAGCTTCTGAACATGACTATTGCAGATATTCGGCCGGAAGCAGATATCGAAAATGTCATTGAAGCAGTGAAGAACCAGCACCAGAGATACAACAAAGCTGGGATCTGGCGTCACCGAAAGAAAAACGGAGAGATTATCGATGTTGATATAACCAATCATCAAGTCAAATACAACAACCGCAATGCCAAGCTCGCCCTCATCAACGATGTAACAGAACGGTTAAAAGCGCAACAGCAGGTCGAGGAAAGTGAAAAATCTCTAAACAAAGCGCAGGAAATTGCCCGTATGGGCGACTGGGAATACGATATGGTAAAGAACAAAACGACCTGGTCGGAAAACAATTTCCGCTTGTTCGATTTAGTTCCGGGAGAAATAGCGCCTACGTTTGAATATTTCATGAATCGAATGCATCCGGAAGACCGGAAACTGGTTGAATTGGCCAATCAGGAAATGATGGAAACCCATCAACCCACAGATTTTGATTTTAGAATAACCGATAAAGACGGACAAACAATTTGGTTATCCAATAATATCGTTCCCTACTTTAAAGATGGTCAACTGGCCCGTCTGAAAGGGGTCAATATCGATATTACCGAACGGAAACAAATTCTGGAACGGTTAAAGTTACTCAACACCTCCATCGAACAGAGTCCGATTAGTATCGTCATTACCGATCCAGAAGGAGTGATCGAATTTGTCAACCCGAACTTCACCCGGAAAACAGGATATCTATCCAACGAAGCGGTGGGCAAAACGATGCGTATTATCAAATCGGGTGCTCATACCAATCAGTTCTACCGTGAGATGTGGGAAACCATCAAAAGCGGGAAAGTCTGGAACGGGGAGATTCAAAACCGGAAAAAAAGCGGCGAGCTGTTTTGGGATAAAGTACTGATATCACCGGTTAAGGATGACCTTAACCAAATAACACATTTCGTTTCCATTAAAGAAGACATCACCGAGAAAAAGCGGATGTTTGACGAATTGGTAGAAGCCAAGGAGAAGGCGGAAGAAAGTAACCGCCTGAAAAGTGCTTTTCTGGCCAACATCAGTCACGAAATCCGTACCCCGATGAACAGCATTCTTGGATTTTCCGAATTGCTGCAATCGTCCGATTTATCCAGGGAAGAGAAAGAGGAGTTTTTCGATATCATCGAGCAAAGCGGCAAACGGATGTTGAAGACCATCACGAAAATCGTGGAGATTTCCCGGCTCGACACCAACCAGGTTGAATTAGTTGCTTCAACAGTCCCCGTTAATTTAATGCTTCGAAAGCTGGAGCAACGGTTTAAAAAACGCGCATCGGAAAGACAACTTGCTCTATCGCTCGAACCCGGCTTGTCTGATGAACAGGCATTGGTGCAAACCGATGAAGAGAAGCTGGAAACCGTGGTCAGATATTTGCTCAACAATGCCTTTAAATATACCCATAGCGGTTCGGTGCGATTTGGTTACCGCCCGAATGGCAAAATGCTTCATTTTTTTGTAGAAGATACCGGCATTGGCATGAATGAAAGTGCGTGCCGGAAGATTTTTCGTCCCTTCGTACAGACGGACGGCACTTATACCCGCAGTTACGAAGGGCTTGGACTGGGCCTGGTAATCGCCAAGGGGTATGTCGAAAAACTCGGTGGAACAATTGAACTGGAATCGGAATTTAAGAAGGGAACGACCGTTACCTTCACCCTTCCCTTTCGAACCTGA